One genomic region from Halomicrobium zhouii encodes:
- a CDS encoding chemotaxis protein CheD: MKVYDGSTTGGSTEMPAEQKKVGIAEFEVTTSGAVLTTSGLGSCIGVALYDGTAEVAGLVHVMLPTAENTDGNRAKFADTGVEVLVEAMEDRGADRRRITAKVAGGSDMLDFSENGSSIGSRNLDSVRETLATFSIPIEGEDVGGDHGRSLKLEAATGDLVVKSASQDSTTL, encoded by the coding sequence ATGAAGGTATACGACGGGAGTACCACCGGTGGAAGCACCGAGATGCCGGCCGAGCAGAAGAAGGTCGGCATCGCGGAGTTCGAGGTGACCACCAGCGGGGCCGTGCTGACCACCAGCGGGCTCGGATCGTGTATCGGCGTCGCGCTGTACGACGGGACGGCCGAGGTCGCCGGGCTCGTCCACGTCATGTTGCCGACTGCAGAGAACACCGACGGGAACCGGGCGAAGTTCGCCGACACGGGCGTCGAGGTGCTCGTCGAGGCGATGGAGGACCGCGGCGCCGACCGCCGTCGCATCACGGCGAAGGTCGCTGGCGGGAGCGACATGCTCGACTTCTCGGAGAACGGCTCCTCCATCGGGTCCCGGAACCTCGATAGCGTCCGGGAGACGCTCGCGACGTTTTCGATCCCGATCGAGGGCGAGGACGTCGGCGGCGACCACGGCCGCTCGCTCAAACTCGAGGCGGCCACGGGCGACCTGGTCGTCAAGAGTGCGAGCCAGGACTCGACCACGCTGTAG
- a CDS encoding FlaD/FlaE family flagellar protein — translation MSSTAIVPALQVAVPGGTAIAPAIIILLTSGLVGMSIKNMFDSILSDEDDGDAAGGDEMADGGGLMAEDGDGDDDFGDLGGLGGDEGGDELDGFGGDEFGDMDDAAGADTDELEHRLDELENEVGSLSSTVSTVRTENEQISESVDEVQENVRKLLDIYEMVTRGVNPFADDIEAGMGGGMGGESSFGLFDDGDDGGNEEEDIDDGIANADAEGFFDEDLVEDDADAGDSVDDMFGDDGGDDAFEDDGGSFDEEFEDDFDDDGGDGGDGGKSFQELKDEYDSGDAEWADGEAPDDEGGDDFDDGLEGDELFEEDDFEDESDDDGLEGDELFEDDGFEDEEFGDVVDESTADDEPTAPEAEPGAGTDQPSATDQSAETATESETAATADSAATDGGKPYLATLPSGFASDLIVVEWLEFLLQQAGHREAARAIDYYETIDWIDEDVAADLQEVLRGFDDVGGGDGGLTIDHHTRSLQYISQLDDDSGQAVALSKLVGGGADGLQR, via the coding sequence ATGAGTAGTACCGCGATTGTCCCGGCACTACAGGTGGCTGTCCCCGGGGGGACCGCTATCGCGCCCGCCATTATCATCTTGCTAACGAGCGGGCTCGTCGGGATGAGTATCAAGAACATGTTCGACTCCATCCTCTCCGACGAGGACGACGGCGACGCTGCCGGCGGGGACGAGATGGCCGACGGCGGTGGGCTGATGGCCGAAGACGGCGACGGCGACGACGACTTCGGCGACCTCGGCGGTCTCGGTGGCGACGAGGGTGGAGACGAGCTGGACGGCTTCGGCGGTGACGAGTTCGGCGACATGGACGACGCGGCCGGCGCGGACACCGACGAACTCGAACACCGCCTCGACGAACTGGAGAACGAGGTCGGGTCGCTGTCCTCGACGGTCAGCACGGTCCGGACGGAGAACGAGCAGATCAGCGAGTCCGTCGACGAAGTCCAGGAGAACGTGCGGAAACTGCTGGACATCTACGAGATGGTCACTCGCGGTGTGAACCCCTTCGCCGACGACATCGAGGCCGGGATGGGCGGCGGCATGGGCGGGGAGAGTTCCTTCGGCCTCTTCGACGACGGCGACGACGGCGGGAACGAGGAGGAGGACATCGACGACGGCATCGCCAACGCCGACGCCGAGGGCTTCTTCGACGAGGACCTGGTCGAGGACGACGCCGACGCCGGCGACAGCGTCGACGACATGTTCGGCGACGACGGCGGCGACGACGCCTTCGAGGACGACGGCGGCAGCTTCGACGAGGAGTTCGAGGACGACTTCGACGACGACGGCGGCGACGGCGGCGACGGCGGCAAGTCGTTCCAGGAGCTCAAGGACGAGTACGACTCCGGCGACGCCGAGTGGGCAGACGGCGAAGCCCCCGACGACGAGGGTGGCGACGACTTCGACGATGGCCTCGAGGGCGACGAGCTGTTCGAGGAGGACGACTTCGAGGACGAGAGCGACGACGACGGCCTGGAAGGCGACGAACTGTTCGAGGACGACGGCTTCGAGGACGAGGAGTTCGGCGACGTCGTCGACGAATCGACGGCCGACGACGAGCCGACCGCGCCAGAAGCGGAACCGGGCGCTGGCACCGACCAGCCCAGCGCGACGGACCAGTCGGCCGAGACGGCGACCGAATCGGAGACCGCTGCTACGGCGGATTCGGCCGCGACTGACGGCGGGAAGCCCTACCTCGCCACGCTGCCGTCGGGCTTCGCCAGCGACCTCATCGTCGTCGAGTGGCTGGAGTTCCTGCTCCAGCAGGCCGGCCACCGCGAGGCCGCCCGCGCCATCGACTACTACGAGACGATCGACTGGATCGACGAGGACGTCGCGGCCGACCTGCAGGAGGTCCTGCGCGGCTTCGACGACGTGGGCGGCGGCGACGGCGGCCTGACCATCGACCACCACACACGCAGTCTCCAGTACATCAGCCAGCTCGACGACGACAGCGGCCAGGCGGTCGCCCTGTCGAAACTCGTGGGTGGAGGTGCCGATGGGCTTCAGCGTTAG
- a CDS encoding flagellin — translation MGFSVSGSAAIIFAAMFVGFGMFHSATVNGFETVSDAQEDRTDRTLVQQNTEIEIWSATWDSGAGELTVRANNTGSTELSVDDVDLLADNAYVSGYATSVDGDGATNLWLSQETLAITVTSLDSDPGRIKLVTGPGVSATRTTEVA, via the coding sequence ATGGGCTTCAGCGTTAGCGGCTCGGCGGCGATCATCTTCGCGGCGATGTTCGTCGGCTTCGGCATGTTCCACTCGGCCACCGTCAACGGGTTCGAGACGGTCTCGGACGCCCAGGAAGACCGGACCGACCGGACCCTGGTCCAGCAGAACACGGAGATCGAGATCTGGTCGGCCACCTGGGACAGCGGGGCCGGCGAGCTCACGGTTCGCGCGAACAACACCGGATCGACGGAGCTGTCGGTCGACGACGTCGACCTGCTGGCGGACAACGCCTACGTCAGCGGGTACGCCACGTCGGTCGACGGGGACGGTGCGACGAACCTCTGGCTCTCCCAGGAGACCCTGGCGATCACCGTGACGAGCCTCGACAGCGACCCGGGCCGGATCAAGCTGGTCACCGGGCCCGGCGTGTCCGCGACGCGAACGACGGAGGTGGCCTGA
- a CDS encoding flagellar protein G, whose product MASVSASHLILFIASMVIAASVAGVFTDTVGRLGQAISDQGLDVSENVRTDVEIISDAGSDAVYDDATGNITLHVKNTGSETLPPRADRIDLFVNGVFETDAEATLIGGGDQWRPGDVVRLDIDHPLDSGDHRVKLIVNADEEVFKFRT is encoded by the coding sequence GTGGCGAGCGTCTCCGCCTCCCACCTGATCCTGTTCATCGCGAGCATGGTCATCGCCGCCAGCGTCGCCGGCGTGTTCACCGACACGGTCGGGCGCCTCGGACAGGCGATATCCGACCAGGGTCTGGACGTCTCCGAGAACGTCCGGACCGACGTCGAGATCATCTCCGACGCCGGCAGCGACGCCGTCTACGACGACGCGACCGGCAACATCACGCTCCACGTCAAAAACACCGGTTCGGAGACGTTACCGCCGCGGGCGGACCGGATCGACCTGTTCGTCAACGGCGTCTTCGAGACGGACGCCGAGGCGACGCTGATCGGGGGCGGCGACCAGTGGCGCCCCGGCGACGTGGTGCGACTCGACATCGACCACCCGCTCGACAGCGGCGACCACCGGGTGAAGCTGATCGTCAACGCGGACGAGGAGGTGTTTAAATTCCGAACATGA
- a CDS encoding ATPase domain-containing protein — MSVARNDLFSLGLDDHDRLNAELGGGIPPGSIILVEGDYGAGKSAISQRFAYGLCEEGNDVTMLSTELTVGSFLDQMHSLSYDVVDHVLNENLLFLHADIGDGNTFSGTEEEGERKQLLKRLMEAKVMWESDVIIVDTFDSILRNDPKFEALVRQNDERQAALEIISFFRDIISRGKCVMLTVDPSTLAEEAIGPFRAIADVFLELEMVEVGNDVRRQISVKRFAGMGEQVGDSVGYSVRSGTGIVIESRSVA, encoded by the coding sequence ATGAGTGTCGCACGCAACGACCTGTTCTCGCTCGGACTGGACGACCACGACCGACTGAACGCCGAACTCGGCGGCGGTATCCCGCCGGGGAGCATCATCCTCGTCGAGGGTGACTACGGAGCCGGGAAGTCGGCCATCAGCCAGCGGTTCGCCTACGGCCTCTGCGAGGAGGGCAACGACGTGACGATGCTCTCGACGGAGCTGACCGTCGGGAGCTTCCTCGACCAGATGCACTCGCTGTCCTACGACGTCGTCGACCACGTCCTCAACGAGAATCTGCTCTTCCTCCACGCCGACATCGGCGACGGAAACACCTTCTCGGGCACCGAGGAGGAGGGTGAACGGAAACAGCTCCTCAAGCGGCTGATGGAGGCCAAGGTGATGTGGGAGTCGGACGTTATCATCGTCGACACGTTCGACTCCATCCTCCGGAACGACCCCAAGTTCGAGGCGCTGGTCCGGCAGAACGACGAGCGCCAGGCGGCCCTGGAGATCATCTCCTTTTTCAGGGACATCATCTCGCGGGGCAAGTGCGTGATGCTCACCGTCGACCCGTCGACGCTGGCCGAAGAGGCCATCGGGCCGTTCCGGGCCATCGCCGACGTCTTCCTCGAACTGGAGATGGTGGAGGTGGGCAACGACGTTCGCCGGCAGATCAGCGTCAAGCGCTTCGCCGGCATGGGCGAACAGGTCGGAGACAGCGTCGGATACTCCGTTCGCTCGGGGACCGGCATCGTCATCGAATCACGGAGTGTGGCCTGA
- a CDS encoding type II/IV secretion system ATPase subunit has translation MTDHGRPKPSDELRQVAARRPHLRDHLKKFKQITGEFPKYIEEADSKYESHRPNVLYPVGGPIYCHIYGDLGQEMKYYAIEPELDQDEQVVFQKVRNKLLEKSVTKAAPQSEAEYDDRIEELLQDSTKVREESGNSGVLTRLANLGAVGKVEVDERTYENILYRLNRDIVGLGPLEPVMRDPANEDIHVIGRQECHVDHEVYGMLETTVEWPSDQAFDQWLRNMGERIGDPVSDSDPIVDSTLPDGSRLSLIYSDDVSLKGPSLTIRQGVETPLSIFQITKWMTLSPELAAYLWLCLENEQTVFVVGETASGKTTTLNSIMSFIPSDSKIYTAEDTAEVLPPHNTWQQLLTREGEDEGTSVDMFDLVAAALRSRPDYIIVGEVRGEEGRMAFQAAQTGHPVMLTFHASDIVSMIQRFTGEPINVPETFMDVADVALFQNRVKQGDKVLRRVTSVQEIEGYSKEMDGVVTRQAFYWDPVEDEIVFQGMNNSFVLEEQIATLLGYEDTRDIYNELQFRASIIERAIQENILGYHEVNELIENFQRDGVEGLPFTIARPD, from the coding sequence ATGACGGACCACGGACGACCGAAACCGTCGGACGAACTGCGGCAGGTGGCCGCGCGGCGCCCGCACCTGCGGGACCACCTCAAGAAGTTCAAACAGATCACCGGCGAGTTCCCCAAGTACATCGAGGAGGCCGACAGCAAGTACGAGTCCCACCGGCCGAACGTCCTCTATCCGGTCGGTGGCCCGATCTACTGTCACATCTACGGCGACCTGGGCCAGGAGATGAAGTACTACGCCATCGAACCGGAGCTGGACCAGGACGAGCAGGTCGTCTTCCAGAAGGTCCGCAACAAGCTGCTGGAGAAGTCGGTGACGAAGGCCGCCCCCCAGAGTGAGGCCGAGTACGACGACCGCATCGAGGAACTGCTCCAGGACTCGACGAAGGTCCGCGAGGAGAGCGGCAACAGCGGCGTCCTCACCCGGCTCGCCAACCTGGGCGCCGTCGGTAAGGTGGAGGTCGACGAGCGCACCTACGAGAACATCCTCTACCGGCTCAACCGCGACATCGTCGGCCTCGGCCCGCTGGAACCGGTGATGCGCGACCCGGCGAACGAGGACATCCACGTCATCGGCCGCCAGGAGTGCCACGTCGACCACGAGGTGTACGGCATGCTGGAGACCACCGTCGAGTGGCCCAGCGACCAGGCCTTCGACCAGTGGCTCCGGAACATGGGCGAACGCATCGGCGACCCCGTCTCCGACTCCGACCCCATCGTCGACTCGACCCTGCCCGACGGCTCGCGTCTCAGCCTGATCTACTCCGACGACGTCTCGCTGAAGGGGCCCTCCCTGACTATTCGCCAGGGCGTCGAGACGCCGCTCTCCATCTTCCAGATTACCAAGTGGATGACGCTCTCGCCGGAACTGGCGGCGTACCTCTGGCTCTGCCTGGAGAACGAGCAGACGGTGTTCGTCGTCGGGGAGACGGCCTCGGGGAAGACGACGACGCTGAACTCCATCATGTCGTTCATCCCCTCGGACTCGAAGATATACACCGCGGAGGACACCGCCGAGGTGCTGCCGCCCCACAACACCTGGCAGCAACTGCTGACCCGGGAGGGCGAGGACGAGGGGACCAGCGTCGACATGTTCGACCTCGTCGCCGCCGCACTCCGGTCCCGTCCAGACTACATCATCGTGGGTGAGGTCCGTGGCGAGGAAGGTCGCATGGCGTTCCAGGCGGCCCAGACTGGCCACCCGGTCATGCTGACGTTCCACGCGAGCGACATCGTCTCGATGATCCAGCGCTTCACCGGCGAACCGATCAACGTCCCCGAGACGTTCATGGACGTCGCCGACGTCGCGCTGTTCCAGAACCGCGTCAAGCAGGGCGACAAGGTCCTGCGCCGCGTCACCTCGGTCCAGGAGATCGAGGGCTACTCCAAGGAGATGGACGGGGTCGTCACCCGCCAGGCGTTCTACTGGGACCCCGTCGAGGACGAGATCGTCTTCCAGGGGATGAACAACTCCTTCGTCCTCGAAGAGCAGATCGCGACGCTGCTGGGCTACGAGGACACGCGTGACATCTACAACGAGTTGCAGTTCCGCGCGAGCATCATCGAGCGGGCCATCCAGGAGAACATCCTCGGCTACCACGAGGTGAACGAGCTCATCGAGAACTTCCAGCGGGACGGCGTCGAGGGCCTCCCGTTCACCATCGCCAGACCCGACTGA
- the flaJ gene encoding archaellar assembly protein FlaJ has translation MASSQADNRLPTTITETIASLVDSYGKMHIPLERYLFFILLPSGVFFALSVVVAALVDLPLMIRLPIPLLGFLAMGTAVIYPKILLSQRRQQLNDRFHLMVTHMTVLATTKIDRMEVFRTLAREEEYGELANEMHRIVQLVDTWNQSLDDACRRRAKEVPSDAVSDFFDRLGYTLGAGQSLEDYLVGEQEQIIQNYSTVYEGTMDNLEVMKDLYLSMVLSMTFALVFAVVLPVLTGTNPTMTVSAVIVMYIFVQSGFYLAIRSMAPYDPLWFHPEKYPSPAQERIDKATYVGLGLCAVLAFVSIGGMFGLSPLTLEHVFFFMDDVPIPLHPVVPITPLLIPGIVVRQEEQRIKSRDDEFPSFIRALGATEGAKQSTTSKVLKSLRKKDFGPLTENLDHLYKRLNMRIEPEGAWRYFTADCRSYLIQTFSEMYLVGRSMGGSPKMLGELIAKNMSEVQQLRKQRQQATVQLVGLLYGITAASTFAFFIGLQVVNILSEMTLGLDSTANFDAGSLIHTEVYNIPLIEFLLVVIIMFGAMLSALMIRTVDGGHKLNTYIHFVLLAWIGAVISIMTKWLVTQFLAI, from the coding sequence ATGGCGTCGAGCCAGGCCGATAACAGACTCCCGACGACGATCACCGAGACGATAGCCTCGCTCGTCGACTCCTACGGGAAGATGCACATCCCCCTGGAGCGATATCTCTTCTTCATCCTGCTCCCGTCGGGGGTGTTCTTCGCCCTCTCGGTGGTCGTGGCGGCGCTCGTGGACCTGCCGCTGATGATCCGGCTCCCCATTCCATTGCTGGGCTTCCTGGCGATGGGGACCGCCGTCATCTACCCGAAGATACTGCTCTCACAGCGGCGCCAGCAGCTGAACGACCGGTTCCACCTCATGGTGACCCACATGACGGTCCTGGCGACGACGAAGATCGACCGGATGGAGGTGTTCCGCACGCTTGCCCGCGAGGAGGAGTACGGCGAACTGGCGAACGAGATGCACCGCATCGTCCAGCTGGTCGACACCTGGAACCAGAGCCTCGACGACGCCTGTCGCCGCCGCGCCAAGGAGGTCCCCTCCGACGCCGTCTCGGACTTCTTCGACCGCCTGGGGTACACCCTCGGCGCCGGCCAGTCACTGGAGGACTACCTCGTCGGCGAGCAAGAGCAGATCATCCAGAACTACTCGACGGTGTACGAGGGGACCATGGACAACCTGGAGGTGATGAAGGACCTCTACCTGTCGATGGTCCTCTCGATGACGTTCGCGCTCGTGTTCGCCGTCGTCCTCCCCGTCCTGACGGGGACGAACCCGACGATGACCGTCAGCGCCGTCATCGTGATGTACATCTTCGTCCAGTCGGGTTTCTACCTCGCCATCCGGTCGATGGCCCCCTACGACCCGCTGTGGTTCCACCCCGAGAAGTACCCCTCGCCCGCCCAGGAGCGCATCGACAAGGCGACCTACGTCGGCCTGGGGCTGTGTGCCGTCCTCGCGTTCGTCTCCATCGGCGGCATGTTCGGGCTCTCGCCGCTGACGCTGGAGCACGTCTTCTTCTTCATGGACGACGTCCCCATCCCGCTCCATCCGGTCGTCCCCATCACGCCGCTGTTGATCCCCGGCATCGTCGTCCGCCAGGAGGAACAGCGGATCAAGAGCCGCGACGACGAGTTCCCGAGCTTCATCCGCGCGCTGGGGGCGACGGAAGGCGCCAAGCAGTCGACGACGTCGAAGGTGTTGAAGTCACTCCGGAAGAAGGACTTCGGCCCGCTGACGGAGAACCTCGACCACCTCTACAAGCGACTCAACATGCGGATCGAGCCCGAGGGCGCGTGGCGGTACTTTACCGCCGACTGCCGCTCGTACCTCATCCAGACGTTCTCGGAGATGTACCTCGTCGGGCGCTCGATGGGTGGCTCGCCCAAGATGCTCGGCGAACTCATCGCCAAGAACATGAGCGAGGTGCAACAGCTCCGGAAACAGCGCCAGCAGGCGACGGTCCAGCTCGTCGGGCTCCTCTACGGTATCACCGCCGCCTCGACGTTCGCCTTCTTCATCGGTCTCCAGGTCGTCAACATCCTCTCTGAGATGACGCTGGGCCTCGACTCCACTGCCAACTTCGACGCCGGGTCGCTCATCCACACCGAGGTGTACAACATCCCCCTCATCGAGTTCCTGCTGGTCGTCATCATCATGTTCGGCGCGATGCTGTCGGCCCTGATGATCCGGACCGTCGACGGCGGCCACAAGCTCAACACCTACATCCACTTCGTCCTGCTCGCCTGGATCGGCGCGGTCATCTCGATCATGACGAAGTGGCTGGTCACGCAGTTCCTCGCGATCTGA
- a CDS encoding nucleoside triphosphate pyrophosphohydrolase produces the protein MRETYDKLVRDGIPELIRADGDEPVTRVVEGEAYRERLQDKLDEEVAEFHESGDVEELADVLAVVDALAEACGSSSTELADIRRAKAAERGEFEEGVVLESVRRSSGDE, from the coding sequence ATGCGCGAGACGTACGACAAACTCGTCCGCGACGGGATTCCAGAGCTGATCCGGGCCGACGGCGACGAGCCGGTGACCCGCGTCGTCGAAGGTGAGGCGTACCGCGAGCGCCTCCAGGACAAACTGGACGAGGAAGTGGCGGAGTTCCACGAGAGCGGCGACGTCGAAGAGCTCGCGGACGTGCTGGCAGTGGTCGACGCACTCGCCGAGGCCTGCGGGTCCTCGTCGACAGAACTCGCGGATATCCGTCGGGCGAAAGCGGCCGAACGCGGCGAGTTCGAGGAAGGAGTCGTGCTCGAATCGGTCCGGCGGTCGTCGGGCGACGAGTGA
- a CDS encoding LEA type 2 family protein, protein MALGRIVAILLGSKLRVVAVGLGLLVAVAGAGAAAGILGAPSVAGIENHFGDVNETTTDVHTDIVVSNPNPVGVQLGGTTVDYAVEMNGITMATGTKAGVGVETGNSTVNATSRLHNDRIPEWWVSHLQNGETTALTVDADVHSSMVGQSFGAPSVEREIETDISSSFDSTETQPIDANQPLVSDPVLYLNETEGEWGEVTEAETPIVMAFTLYNPKDYPISASSIGYDVTMNGLAVGEGQTDRSVTIPPGETRTIEATTVIDNGLLDEWWVSHLERNQVTDLEIQFYARFDLSAAGAGDIRVPLDSVTHEIETDMFGNKDEYPTGSAENASASDGDASSDAGGEESTRTPTPDGTDGDSTATDDGDILSGGDDETEPGSASPTSTATETPTETDTATDDGGDGGVLGVTF, encoded by the coding sequence ATGGCACTGGGACGAATCGTCGCGATACTGCTTGGCAGCAAACTCCGCGTGGTCGCGGTGGGCCTCGGACTGCTCGTCGCCGTCGCCGGGGCCGGCGCGGCCGCGGGGATTCTCGGGGCGCCGAGCGTCGCCGGCATTGAGAACCACTTCGGCGACGTGAACGAGACGACCACCGACGTCCACACCGACATCGTCGTGTCCAACCCCAACCCCGTCGGCGTGCAACTCGGCGGGACGACGGTCGACTACGCCGTCGAGATGAACGGCATCACGATGGCCACGGGCACCAAGGCGGGCGTCGGCGTCGAGACGGGCAACTCCACCGTCAACGCCACCTCGCGCCTCCACAACGACCGGATCCCCGAGTGGTGGGTGAGCCACCTCCAGAACGGGGAGACGACGGCGCTGACCGTCGACGCCGACGTCCACTCCTCGATGGTCGGCCAGTCCTTCGGGGCGCCGTCGGTCGAGCGCGAGATAGAGACGGACATCAGTTCCTCGTTCGACTCGACGGAGACTCAGCCGATCGACGCGAACCAGCCGCTCGTGAGCGACCCCGTGCTCTACCTCAACGAGACCGAGGGCGAGTGGGGCGAGGTGACCGAGGCGGAGACGCCCATCGTGATGGCGTTCACTCTCTACAACCCGAAGGACTACCCCATCAGCGCCTCTTCCATCGGCTACGACGTCACGATGAATGGCCTGGCCGTCGGCGAGGGCCAGACTGACCGCTCGGTCACTATCCCGCCGGGCGAGACGCGGACCATCGAGGCGACGACGGTCATCGACAACGGCCTCCTCGACGAGTGGTGGGTCTCCCACCTCGAACGCAACCAGGTCACCGACCTGGAGATCCAGTTCTACGCCCGCTTCGACCTCTCGGCGGCCGGTGCCGGTGATATCCGCGTCCCGCTCGACAGCGTGACCCACGAGATCGAGACCGACATGTTCGGCAACAAGGACGAGTATCCGACCGGCAGTGCCGAGAACGCCAGCGCCAGTGACGGCGACGCGTCCAGCGACGCCGGGGGCGAGGAGTCCACGCGGACGCCGACGCCGGACGGAACGGACGGCGACTCGACGGCGACCGACGACGGCGACATCCTCTCCGGCGGTGACGACGAGACCGAACCCGGCTCCGCATCGCCGACGTCGACGGCGACGGAGACGCCGACCGAGACGGACACTGCGACCGACGACGGTGGGGACGGCGGCGTCCTCGGCGTCACGTTCTGA
- a CDS encoding DUF5807 family protein encodes MSKREEFLAGERVEDIAFFLHEDSVGNVDALSEYAEQVGDGLVLVLDGDQGRSAFQSATGLDPMALAKRAMGTDGEIDRDLTGGVCPNADGESAEDHVVKFVFAFAEEQNEEVGGIYERGDVVHSYAVCTCGEAYSEKWVVGEE; translated from the coding sequence ATGAGCAAACGCGAGGAGTTTCTCGCCGGGGAGCGCGTCGAGGACATCGCCTTCTTCCTCCACGAGGACAGCGTCGGCAACGTCGACGCCCTCTCGGAGTACGCCGAACAGGTCGGGGACGGCCTCGTCCTCGTACTGGACGGCGACCAGGGCCGCAGCGCGTTCCAGTCCGCGACCGGGCTGGACCCGATGGCGCTGGCCAAGCGGGCGATGGGCACCGACGGTGAGATCGACCGGGACCTGACCGGCGGCGTCTGTCCGAACGCCGACGGGGAGTCCGCCGAGGACCACGTCGTCAAGTTCGTCTTCGCCTTCGCCGAGGAACAGAACGAGGAGGTCGGCGGTATCTACGAGCGAGGCGACGTCGTCCACTCGTACGCGGTGTGTACCTGCGGCGAGGCCTACTCGGAGAAGTGGGTCGTCGGCGAGGAGTGA
- a CDS encoding tubulin/FtsZ family protein codes for MKLALIGFGQAGGKIVDRFVEYEQRTGVDVFTDPVAVNTASVDLQGLEHVPEDNRVLIGQSRVKGHGVGADNELGAEIAEADLDEIQGALDDIPVHEVDAFLVVAGLGGGTGSGGAPVLAKHLKHIYTEPVYGLGILPGQDEGGIYTLNAARSFQTFVREVDNLLVFDNDAWRKTGESMRGGFEAINEEIATRFGMLFAAGEVDGNAEVAESVVDSSEIINTLSGGGVSTVGYAAEDVERSAQGGLLARVGSDRLSDRGSDDGLDSANTTNRITALVRKAALGRLTLPCDIQGAEKSLVVVGGPPEHLDRKGIERGRQWLEEETGSMEVRGGDYPLPSSDTVASLVLLSGVHHVPRFKELQQVAIEAQDNIAQRDARSEENLQQLVHDGAEELTSLF; via the coding sequence ATGAAACTGGCACTCATCGGCTTCGGGCAGGCAGGCGGAAAGATCGTCGACCGATTCGTCGAGTACGAGCAGCGGACCGGGGTGGACGTCTTCACCGACCCCGTCGCGGTCAACACCGCGTCGGTCGACCTCCAGGGGCTGGAGCACGTCCCCGAGGACAACCGGGTCCTGATCGGGCAGTCGCGCGTGAAGGGCCACGGCGTCGGCGCGGACAACGAACTCGGCGCCGAGATAGCCGAGGCGGACCTCGACGAGATTCAGGGCGCCCTCGACGACATTCCGGTCCACGAGGTCGACGCGTTCCTCGTCGTGGCCGGCCTCGGCGGGGGCACCGGCAGCGGCGGCGCACCGGTGCTGGCCAAGCACCTCAAGCACATCTACACCGAGCCGGTGTACGGCCTGGGTATCCTCCCCGGGCAGGACGAGGGCGGCATCTACACCCTCAACGCCGCGCGCTCGTTCCAGACGTTCGTCCGCGAGGTGGACAACCTCCTCGTGTTCGACAACGACGCCTGGCGCAAGACCGGCGAGTCGATGCGCGGCGGCTTCGAGGCGATAAACGAGGAGATAGCCACCCGCTTCGGGATGCTGTTCGCGGCGGGCGAGGTCGACGGCAACGCCGAAGTGGCCGAGAGCGTCGTCGACTCCTCGGAGATCATCAACACGCTCTCGGGCGGCGGCGTCTCCACGGTGGGCTACGCCGCCGAGGACGTCGAGCGGTCGGCACAGGGCGGGTTGCTCGCGCGCGTGGGCAGTGACCGGCTGAGCGACCGCGGCAGCGACGATGGCCTCGACAGCGCGAACACGACCAACCGCATCACGGCGCTGGTCCGCAAGGCCGCGCTCGGTCGGCTCACGCTCCCGTGTGATATTCAGGGCGCGGAGAAGTCGCTCGTGGTCGTCGGCGGCCCGCCGGAACACCTCGACCGAAAGGGCATCGAGCGGGGCCGCCAGTGGCTCGAGGAGGAGACCGGGTCGATGGAGGTCCGCGGCGGCGACTACCCCCTCCCGTCGTCGGACACCGTCGCGAGCCTGGTCCTGCTCTCCGGCGTCCACCACGTCCCCCGGTTCAAGGAACTCCAGCAGGTCGCTATCGAGGCACAGGACAACATCGCACAGCGCGACGCCCGGAGCGAGGAGAACCTCCAGCAACTCGTCCACGACGGCGCCGAAGAACTCACGTCGCTGTTCTGA